The Desulfatiglans sp. sequence GGAAATATGCCGGACAATAGAAAAGGAGAAGGTTACATCTGTAATCTGGGTTCCAACACTTGCACAGAGGCTGCTTCAATTTGAAGAGATAGATAAATATGATTTAAGTTCGCTAAAAAAAATGCACTCCGGCGGCGGCGCAAGTCACAGCGATATGATAAAAGAGATCACTGCCCGTTTGAATATCCGCTATTACAATGGTTATGGCGCTACCGAGGGTATGACCTGCATTACCCGCACCGCAGACAGTTTTGATACTATATGCCGCACTGTGGGAAGGCCTACATTCCCCTATGATACATATAAGGTTATTGATTCAAATGGCCTTGAACTGCCATATAATACCCCCGGTGAGCTGCTAGTAAAAGGTCCGTCTGTTTTTTCAGGGTATTACAATAATCCGGAAGAAAATGCCAAGATCTTTGATGAAGATGGTTTTTTTAAGACCGGTGATATAGCCACGATAAGCGAACAGGGTTACATTACCCTTTGCGGCAGGATCAAGGAGATGATCAACCGGGGTGGTGAGAGTATAAGCGCTACTGATATAGAAAAGCTTATTTTACTGCATCCTGATGTTGCCATTGTAGGTGTTATCCCCATGCCTGATAAACTCATGGGGGAGCGGGTCTGCGCCTATATAGAGGCACAAAAAGATGCTGCGCTTACATTTGAAGGAGTCATAGAATTCTTAAAATCCAAGAATGCCTCTGTACTGCAATTTCCTGAACGGATCGTTTTTATAGAAAATATGCCCATGACAAATGCAGGGAAACTGGATAAAAAGGCATTACGCACAGATATAGAAAAAAGACTTTTGGACGAAGTGCCAAGATAATAGAAAGGAGTAATACTTAAATGCCGGCAAAAGAGATAAGATTTCATGGGAGGGGTGGGCAGGGAGCCGTGCTTGCTGCAAGAATGCTCGCATCTGCCTGCGCCTATGAGGGAAAACATGTGGCAAGTTTTCCCATGTACGGGTTTGAACGCAGAGGGATGCCTGTGGTTGCCTTTACCAGATTTGATACAGAGCCTGTGCGGGAGAAGACACAAATCTATACCCCTGACTGCCTGATGGTTATTGACCCTACCCTCCTCGAAATAGGAAACCTGTATGAAGGTCTGAAAACGGATGGGGTATTGATACTTAACAGCCCCAAACCTTTTAAGAAGAGACCTTCTAAAAATCTCGGAAAGGCCGGGGTGATTAATGCTACACAGGTTGCCCTGTGCGAGATAGGCAGAGATATACCTAATACCTGCCTGATCGGGGCGCTTGCTGCCGTCACAGGATGGGTTAAACTAGAATCCATTATCAAAGGGTTTGGTGATTACCTTGAAGGCGATATGCTTGAGAGAAATATCCGGAATGCACAAAGGGGATATAATGAAGTGGAGGTTATTTCATGGGATTAAAAACGGAAAACAAATATTTATTTAAATATGAGGCATGCTGGTCAGACGGTAATAACGCCCTGCTCTGCCTCAATACAGGCGACTGGAGAACCTCACGGCCTGTAATTAACGATGAGTTATGTAATAGCTGTGGCATATGCATGACCTTCTGCCCTCCGCAATGTATCACAAAAAAGGACAACTCCTTTGTTATTAACCTGGGATTCTGCAAGGGTTGCGGTATATGTGCAAAGGAATGTCCAAGA is a genomic window containing:
- a CDS encoding AMP-binding protein, translated to MFKLLDGAVPYKPEDEAIYINRGWWRGFTLGNYLDLAADIHPDKVAFIDRVSRYTYSEAREKADRLAVAMINLGIQPLDRVLVQLPNWNEFVFTYFACQKIGAIPVLLIDRYRQFEIERLIKLTGAKYWIVAAKTSKFDYAPLVESVLKDHPEIKNVITVRGKIEGNVYKPMEDLIHKTPLTKENRFLLTNLRPDPRQVAHMGPTGGTTGEPKIVPRTHNSLACAVEFCSKAWDQHCEDINMIVGPVGHDLSFSKGLLGSILTLGTLVFQKSTDNEEICRTIEKEKVTSVIWVPTLAQRLLQFEEIDKYDLSSLKKMHSGGGASHSDMIKEITARLNIRYYNGYGATEGMTCITRTADSFDTICRTVGRPTFPYDTYKVIDSNGLELPYNTPGELLVKGPSVFSGYYNNPEENAKIFDEDGFFKTGDIATISEQGYITLCGRIKEMINRGGESISATDIEKLILLHPDVAIVGVIPMPDKLMGERVCAYIEAQKDAALTFEGVIEFLKSKNASVLQFPERIVFIENMPMTNAGKLDKKALRTDIEKRLLDEVPR
- a CDS encoding 4Fe-4S binding protein gives rise to the protein MGLKTENKYLFKYEACWSDGNNALLCLNTGDWRTSRPVINDELCNSCGICMTFCPPQCITKKDNSFVINLGFCKGCGICAKECPRKAINMTPEGDYTDDCKI